A part of Terriglobia bacterium genomic DNA contains:
- a CDS encoding sulfoxide reductase heme-binding subunit YedZ translates to MLGANPIEVITHSTGDWTLIFLMLTLSITPLRKLTGQHWLIRFRRMLGLFAFFYAALHFTTYIFLDKFFDVHEMVKDIGKRKFITIGFTAFVLLIPLAATSTAGMIRRLGKRWQMLHRLIYVSAIAGVIHYWWLVKADVRKPQYYAIALILLLGYRLLAAHRKKTATPMRVPAPPRTQTATGD, encoded by the coding sequence ATGCTGGGCGCCAATCCCATCGAGGTCATTACCCACTCGACCGGCGACTGGACCTTGATCTTCCTGATGCTGACGCTCAGCATCACGCCGCTGCGCAAGCTCACCGGCCAGCACTGGCTCATCCGCTTCCGCCGCATGCTCGGCCTGTTCGCCTTCTTCTACGCCGCGCTACACTTCACCACCTACATCTTCCTGGACAAATTTTTCGACGTGCACGAGATGGTGAAGGACATCGGCAAGCGGAAGTTCATCACCATCGGCTTCACTGCCTTCGTGTTGCTGATCCCGCTGGCTGCAACCTCCACCGCCGGCATGATCCGACGCCTGGGCAAGCGCTGGCAGATGCTGCACCGCCTGATCTATGTCAGCGCCATCGCCGGCGTGATCCACTACTGGTGGCTGGTGAAAGCCGACGTCCGCAAGCCGCAGTACTATGCCATCGCGCTGATCCTGCTGCTCGGCTACCGCCTGCTGGCCGCGCACCGGAAGAAGACCGCCACGCCCATGCGCGTTCCTGCACCCCCGCGCACCCAGACTGCAACCGGCGATTAA
- the hisD gene encoding histidinol dehydrogenase — translation MRMVRGRGVRAQVERLAGRALSADRSLARKVQRIVTEVRRRGDVAVRGYAERWDSLSDGADLQVTGEEMKQALRSVAPEFRAALETAARNIRRFCRWQMPRNFMREIQPGVSVGQLIRPVDSVGCYVPGGRYPLPSSLLMTVIPAQVAGVPRIVVASPRPAQETLAAAALLGVENFFRIGGAQAIAALAYGTESVPRVSKIVGPGNRFVTEAKKQVAFDCAIDMLAGPTEVVIVSGDGNPEFIAADLVAQAEHDAEAVPIFITPSATLARAVQKETRRAARGNRTAQESLRRNGLIVVAASDAEALAIANQVAPEHITVSREDVAAITNAGSVFVGDYSPQAFGDYGCGPNHVLPTGGSARFRGGLSVMDFVKLITVQEVTRPGLERAASAIERLAAAEGLVAHAQSVRVRCAHA, via the coding sequence ATGCGGATGGTGCGTGGACGCGGTGTCAGGGCGCAAGTGGAGCGGCTTGCCGGACGCGCGCTTTCGGCGGATAGGTCCCTCGCAAGGAAAGTACAGCGCATTGTGACCGAGGTCCGCCGCCGCGGTGACGTCGCCGTGCGCGGCTACGCCGAGCGCTGGGACAGTCTGAGCGACGGTGCGGACCTGCAAGTGACAGGCGAAGAAATGAAGCAGGCGCTGCGTTCGGTAGCGCCGGAATTTCGCGCGGCTCTGGAGACAGCGGCGCGCAACATCCGCCGGTTTTGCCGGTGGCAGATGCCGCGGAATTTCATGCGCGAAATCCAGCCAGGAGTCTCGGTCGGGCAACTGATCCGCCCGGTGGATTCGGTCGGATGCTACGTCCCGGGCGGGCGGTACCCGCTGCCGTCCTCGTTGTTGATGACGGTGATCCCGGCGCAGGTCGCGGGCGTGCCGCGCATCGTAGTCGCATCGCCGCGGCCGGCCCAGGAAACCTTGGCGGCGGCGGCTCTGCTGGGAGTCGAAAATTTCTTTCGCATCGGAGGGGCGCAGGCGATTGCGGCGCTGGCGTACGGAACCGAGAGCGTGCCGCGCGTCAGCAAGATTGTCGGGCCGGGAAACCGTTTCGTGACCGAGGCGAAAAAGCAGGTGGCATTCGATTGCGCCATCGACATGCTCGCGGGTCCGACGGAAGTCGTCATCGTCAGCGGCGACGGCAATCCGGAATTCATCGCCGCTGACCTGGTGGCGCAGGCGGAGCACGATGCGGAGGCGGTCCCGATTTTCATTACGCCATCCGCGACGCTGGCGCGCGCGGTGCAAAAGGAAACTCGGCGCGCCGCGCGCGGCAACCGCACCGCCCAGGAATCGTTGCGGCGGAATGGCCTGATTGTGGTTGCCGCATCGGATGCGGAAGCGCTGGCGATCGCCAACCAGGTCGCTCCCGAGCACATCACGGTGTCACGCGAGGATGTGGCCGCGATCACCAACGCCGGTTCGGTGTTCGTCGGCGATTACTCGCCGCAGGCGTTCGGGGATTACGGCTGCGGTCCGAACCATGTGCTGCCGACCGGCGGCTCGGCCCGGTTTCGCGGCGGGCTGAGCGTCATGGATTTTGTAAAGCTCATCACCGTGCAGGAGGTGACGCGGCCCGGACTGGAGCGCGCCGCATCCGCCATTGAAAGGCTGGCGGCCGCCGAGGGCCTGGTCGCGCACGCGCAATCTGTGCGCGTGAGGTGCGCCCATGCTTAA
- a CDS encoding zf-HC2 domain-containing protein translates to MKDVPKFVRQRMVQPVGGDHPEANLLAAFAEGGLTGREREQVLSHLGKCATCRETLAVAIPEVSAVQPAAAPSGTRWLRWPMLRWAGVGAAVVVVAAAVVIQSSRRSAEVQRPSLAAPAAKPEQAKEPAKPAVANEVAPVLADRTPRKEVVAERDMRAKAESRTDKKKDAAAGQFANSNSAPAPALANKLAEINEPVQLQAATGSYAAAQPARVQQRGSTVAGAGAAGAVAMEQKQQQQAAAPAPSASQTVEVVPDAAAVQQADVAAVQKAKSQDNERVQFGRVSGSAAPRAAEARTKAGAPSGVARDAIAPSTATVTGGPLMKAAISIPPHWRLSSEGALERSTDAGRTWQLVRVAATPTILRSFSSLGRDIWAGGSGGALYRSADYGRTWARVTVKAGDRVLDSDIVRVEFTDAQHGALMTVSGETWMTSDAGLTWSVRR, encoded by the coding sequence ATGAAGGACGTACCGAAATTCGTGCGGCAGAGGATGGTGCAGCCGGTGGGCGGAGATCATCCGGAGGCAAACCTGCTGGCAGCGTTTGCCGAGGGCGGGCTGACCGGGCGCGAGCGTGAACAGGTGCTGTCGCACCTGGGAAAATGCGCCACGTGTCGCGAAACGCTGGCGGTCGCGATCCCCGAGGTTAGCGCTGTGCAGCCGGCTGCGGCGCCGTCGGGCACGCGATGGTTGCGCTGGCCGATGTTGCGCTGGGCCGGAGTCGGCGCTGCCGTTGTGGTGGTCGCGGCAGCGGTAGTAATCCAAAGTTCGCGGCGCTCGGCGGAGGTTCAGCGACCGAGCCTGGCAGCACCGGCAGCGAAACCAGAGCAGGCGAAGGAGCCCGCAAAACCCGCAGTGGCCAATGAGGTTGCGCCGGTTTTGGCTGACCGCACGCCGAGAAAAGAGGTCGTCGCGGAGCGGGACATGCGGGCGAAGGCAGAAAGCAGGACAGACAAGAAGAAGGATGCAGCTGCCGGCCAGTTTGCGAATTCGAACTCCGCTCCTGCTCCGGCGCTGGCAAACAAGCTCGCGGAAATCAATGAGCCGGTGCAGTTGCAGGCGGCGACGGGATCGTACGCCGCGGCGCAGCCGGCGAGAGTGCAGCAACGTGGCTCTACGGTAGCTGGTGCGGGGGCTGCCGGTGCGGTAGCGATGGAGCAGAAGCAGCAGCAGCAGGCGGCTGCACCGGCGCCGAGCGCAAGCCAAACGGTCGAGGTTGTCCCGGATGCGGCGGCGGTACAGCAAGCGGATGTGGCTGCAGTACAGAAAGCGAAATCACAGGACAATGAGCGAGTCCAGTTCGGCCGCGTGAGCGGCTCGGCTGCGCCGCGAGCAGCCGAGGCACGGACAAAAGCGGGCGCGCCAAGTGGAGTGGCTCGGGACGCCATTGCTCCCTCCACCGCGACGGTGACCGGCGGACCGTTGATGAAAGCCGCAATCAGCATTCCGCCGCACTGGCGGCTCTCCTCGGAAGGGGCTCTCGAACGTTCCACCGATGCCGGACGGACGTGGCAGTTGGTGCGCGTGGCCGCGACACCTACAATCTTGCGCTCTTTCTCCTCACTCGGCCGCGACATCTGGGCAGGCGGCAGCGGTGGCGCGCTCTATCGTTCCGCCGACTATGGCCGGACATGGGCGCGGGTGACGGTGAAAGCCGGCGACAGGGTACTTGATTCCGACATCGTTCGCGTCGAGTTCACCGACGCGCAGCACGGGGCGCTGATGACGGTCTCGGGTGAGACGTGGATGACCAGCGACGCCGGCCTGACCTGGTCGGTAAGGCGGTGA
- the hisC gene encoding histidinol-phosphate transaminase translates to MLKPADSITRVKQYHPPLGGRTGLRLDFNENTAGCSPRVMERLHNITAEQLTRYPEREPVEQVVADWLGLPPAEVLLTNGVDEAIHLLCETYLQAGDEAIVAVPTFGMYEVYASATGATVATVAAGAAFNFPAAGVLAHIAPRTRLIAIANPNNPTGAVAQAEDLLAIVERAADAAVLVDEAYFDFYGQGLISEVSRRKNLFVARTFSKAYGMAGLRIGVLAGPAAQMAEVRRIASPYNVNGVALACLPAALEDHVYVRAYVESVRRGRARLEAELRALEIPFWPSQANFVLAQFGAAHEKFVSAMRRRGILVRDRHHDPGCAGCVRITVGTDAHTDELIAALRDYARQGSRAAEVPA, encoded by the coding sequence ATGCTTAAGCCGGCTGATTCCATTACTCGCGTCAAGCAGTACCATCCGCCGCTCGGCGGACGCACCGGCCTGCGCCTGGATTTCAACGAGAACACCGCAGGTTGCTCGCCGCGCGTCATGGAGCGGCTCCACAACATCACGGCTGAGCAACTGACGCGTTATCCGGAGCGGGAGCCGGTGGAGCAGGTCGTGGCCGACTGGCTGGGGCTGCCGCCGGCCGAGGTGTTGCTGACCAACGGCGTGGATGAAGCCATTCATCTGCTGTGCGAGACGTATTTGCAAGCGGGCGACGAAGCCATCGTTGCCGTGCCCACGTTCGGCATGTACGAAGTGTACGCGTCAGCGACGGGAGCGACGGTCGCCACGGTGGCCGCAGGCGCAGCGTTCAACTTTCCTGCCGCCGGCGTGCTGGCGCACATTGCGCCGCGCACGCGCCTGATCGCCATCGCCAATCCCAATAACCCCACGGGCGCCGTCGCGCAGGCGGAGGATCTGCTCGCGATCGTGGAACGCGCCGCCGATGCCGCCGTGCTGGTCGATGAAGCGTACTTCGATTTCTACGGTCAGGGCCTGATTTCGGAAGTGAGCAGGCGCAAGAATTTGTTCGTCGCGCGAACGTTTTCTAAGGCGTATGGCATGGCAGGGTTGCGGATCGGGGTGCTGGCCGGGCCGGCGGCGCAGATGGCTGAGGTGCGGCGAATTGCGTCGCCGTACAACGTGAATGGCGTCGCGCTGGCGTGTTTGCCGGCGGCGCTGGAGGATCACGTGTATGTGCGCGCGTACGTGGAAAGCGTCCGCCGGGGACGTGCGCGGCTGGAAGCTGAACTGCGCGCGCTCGAGATCCCATTCTGGCCGAGCCAGGCCAACTTCGTGCTCGCGCAATTCGGCGCAGCGCACGAGAAGTTCGTCTCCGCCATGCGGCGCCGCGGCATTCTCGTGCGCGACCGCCATCACGATCCGGGCTGTGCGGGATGCGTGCGCATTACCGTCGGCACGGATGCGCACACCGATGAACTGATCGCAGCGTTGCGCGACTATGCCCGGCAGGGCAGTCGGGCGGCGGAGGTACCGGCATGA
- a CDS encoding radical SAM protein translates to MSGVKVLLISTYELGRQPFGLASPAAWLRAEGGEVFCLDLSQQDLNEEHVRAADLIAFYLPMHTATRIALSAIRKVRAFNPSAQLCAYGLYAPLNAAHLRAAGVGAIFGGEFEPGLAAAARAIAGNGRRLPPQAQPDVSLDRLQFRVPDRTGLPPLQDYARLVMPNGALRTVGYTEASRGCKHLCRHCPIVPVYEGKFRIVQRDIVLEDIRQQIASGAEHITFGDPDFFNGVTHGLELVRALHREFPRVTYDVTIKVEHLLKHAEHLPVLRDTGCGFVTTAVESLDDHALALLDKGHTRADFVRLVSLFRDIGLALAPTFVAFTPWITLEGYSDLLVTIADLGLVENVSPVQLAIRLLIPAGSRLLELPEVRGMVGPFDAVALSYRWDHPDPRVDALQREIERRVQALTAAGHGRRSIFESVRHMVGAHSASSANSEASRLPNLPPIASRATVPYLTEPWYC, encoded by the coding sequence ATGTCAGGCGTCAAAGTTCTCCTCATCTCGACCTACGAACTCGGCCGCCAGCCCTTCGGCCTCGCCTCCCCGGCCGCCTGGCTGCGCGCCGAAGGCGGCGAGGTCTTCTGCCTCGACCTCTCGCAACAGGACCTCAATGAGGAGCACGTCCGCGCTGCCGACCTGATCGCCTTCTATCTCCCGATGCACACCGCGACCCGCATCGCGCTCAGCGCGATCAGGAAAGTGCGCGCCTTCAACCCGTCAGCGCAGCTCTGCGCTTACGGCCTCTACGCGCCGCTCAATGCCGCGCACCTGCGCGCGGCGGGGGTCGGCGCGATTTTCGGCGGCGAATTTGAGCCCGGCCTCGCGGCTGCCGCGCGCGCCATCGCCGGCAATGGCCGCCGGCTGCCGCCGCAGGCGCAACCCGACGTCTCGCTCGATCGCCTGCAATTCCGCGTTCCCGACCGCACCGGCTTGCCCCCGCTCCAGGATTACGCCCGGCTGGTCATGCCCAACGGCGCCCTCCGCACTGTCGGCTACACCGAGGCGAGCCGCGGCTGCAAGCACCTGTGCCGCCACTGCCCCATCGTGCCCGTGTACGAAGGCAAATTTCGTATCGTGCAACGAGATATCGTTCTCGAGGACATCCGCCAGCAGATCGCCTCCGGCGCCGAACACATCACCTTCGGCGATCCCGACTTCTTCAACGGCGTCACCCACGGGCTGGAACTGGTGCGCGCGCTGCATCGTGAATTTCCGCGCGTTACCTACGACGTGACCATCAAGGTGGAGCACCTGCTCAAGCACGCCGAACATCTTCCCGTGTTGCGCGACACCGGCTGCGGCTTCGTGACCACCGCCGTCGAGTCGCTCGACGACCACGCGCTCGCCCTCCTCGACAAAGGGCACACGCGCGCCGACTTCGTCCGGCTCGTCTCGCTGTTCCGCGACATCGGCCTTGCCCTCGCCCCGACGTTTGTTGCCTTCACACCGTGGATCACGCTCGAGGGCTACAGCGATCTGCTCGTGACCATCGCGGACCTCGGCCTGGTTGAGAACGTCAGCCCGGTGCAACTCGCCATCCGCCTGCTGATTCCCGCCGGTTCGCGCTTGCTGGAACTGCCCGAGGTTCGCGGCATGGTGGGTCCATTCGACGCGGTCGCGCTCAGCTACCGCTGGGACCATCCTGATCCGCGGGTTGACGCGCTGCAGCGCGAGATCGAACGCCGCGTGCAGGCGCTCACTGCCGCCGGTCACGGCCGCCGCAGCATCTTCGAAAGCGTTCGCCACATGGTTGGAGCGCACTCGGCCTCGAGCGCGAACAGCGAGGCGTCGCGGCTTCCGAATCTCCCTCCCATCGCGTCACGCGCCACTGTGCCCTATCTCACCGAACCCTGGTACTGTTGA
- the hisI gene encoding phosphoribosyl-AMP cyclohydrolase has translation MVEIDFDKMQGLAPAIVQDEASGEVLMLGFMNREALRMTLDSGYATFFSRTRGKLWRKGETSGNRLKVTALTTDCDQDSVLVRVQVEGEGNVCHEGTRSCFTRPLPLASEGGAR, from the coding sequence ATGGTGGAAATTGATTTCGACAAAATGCAGGGCCTGGCGCCGGCGATCGTGCAGGATGAGGCCAGCGGCGAGGTCCTGATGCTCGGGTTCATGAACCGGGAGGCGCTGCGGATGACGCTGGATTCCGGTTACGCGACCTTTTTCAGCCGCACCCGCGGCAAGCTGTGGAGGAAGGGCGAAACCTCCGGCAACCGCCTGAAGGTGACCGCCCTCACCACCGACTGTGACCAGGACTCGGTGCTGGTGCGCGTGCAGGTGGAGGGTGAGGGCAACGTCTGCCACGAAGGCACGCGGTCGTGCTTTACGCGGCCCTTGCCGCTGGCGAGCGAAGGCGGCGCACGATGA
- the hisG gene encoding ATP phosphoribosyltransferase, with translation MKIQLGIPKGSLQEATIQLFDRAGFKIYANGRSYCAGTDDPEIECMLIRAQEMARYVEHGALDAGLTGRDWVIESGLEVMTVADLVYAKQSRGKVRWVLAAPEDSPYRRPEDLANCIIATELVNVTRSYFEARGIPVKVEFSWGATEVKPPMLADAIVEVTETGSSLRANRLRILDTVLESNTQLIANTRAWQDDAKRQKIQNVALMLCGAIAAQGRVGLMLNVQKADLAGVLAVLPALKRPTISALSDDEWVAVNTIIEEAVVRDVIPKLKAANAQGIVEYPLNKVVV, from the coding sequence ATGAAAATCCAACTGGGAATTCCCAAAGGCAGCCTGCAGGAGGCAACCATCCAGTTGTTCGACCGCGCCGGCTTCAAGATTTACGCCAACGGGCGCTCGTATTGCGCCGGCACCGACGATCCGGAGATCGAATGCATGCTGATTCGCGCGCAAGAGATGGCGCGGTACGTCGAGCATGGCGCGCTGGATGCCGGGCTGACCGGCCGCGATTGGGTGATCGAAAGCGGCCTGGAGGTAATGACCGTCGCCGACCTGGTGTACGCCAAGCAGAGCCGCGGGAAAGTGCGCTGGGTGCTGGCCGCGCCGGAGGACTCGCCGTACCGGCGCCCGGAGGACCTGGCGAACTGCATCATCGCCACCGAATTGGTGAATGTGACGCGCAGCTATTTTGAGGCGCGCGGCATTCCGGTGAAGGTCGAGTTCTCCTGGGGCGCGACGGAGGTGAAGCCGCCGATGCTGGCCGACGCGATCGTCGAGGTGACCGAGACCGGCAGCTCGTTGCGGGCGAACCGCTTGAGGATCCTGGACACGGTGCTGGAATCGAATACGCAGCTCATCGCCAACACGCGCGCCTGGCAGGACGATGCCAAGCGGCAGAAGATCCAGAACGTCGCGCTGATGCTGTGCGGCGCCATCGCAGCGCAGGGCCGCGTCGGATTGATGCTCAACGTGCAGAAGGCGGATCTTGCCGGCGTGCTGGCCGTGCTGCCCGCGCTCAAGCGCCCTACCATTTCCGCGCTCTCCGATGACGAGTGGGTTGCGGTGAACACCATCATCGAAGAAGCGGTGGTCCGCGACGTGATTCCAAAGCTCAAAGCGGCCAACGCGCAGGGCATCGTCGAGTATCCGCTCAACAAGGTGGTGGTGTGA
- a CDS encoding LON peptidase substrate-binding domain-containing protein has translation MSRLLPLFPLDLVLFPNVAMPLHIFEPRYKEMIGELLQSKEKFGVVRATEQGVASVGCTADIVAVTKQYEDGRMDIVTEGRDRFEVMDINTERNFYRGEVLYFVDEPEPPAQDKNARLIEIHAEALTLLGATAEAPPADAKELSFMIAGAMPFDLDFKQTLLAMRSEAKRVEAVLEYYETILPSLRRAVKARRKSGGNGHV, from the coding sequence GTGAGCCGCCTGCTCCCATTGTTCCCGCTCGACCTGGTGTTGTTCCCCAACGTGGCGATGCCGCTGCATATTTTCGAGCCGCGCTACAAGGAAATGATCGGCGAGCTGCTGCAGTCGAAAGAGAAGTTCGGGGTGGTGCGCGCCACCGAGCAGGGCGTGGCCAGTGTGGGCTGCACGGCGGACATTGTCGCCGTCACCAAGCAGTATGAGGACGGGCGCATGGACATCGTCACCGAAGGGCGCGATCGCTTCGAGGTGATGGACATCAACACCGAGCGGAATTTCTATCGCGGGGAAGTGCTGTACTTCGTGGATGAGCCGGAGCCGCCGGCCCAGGACAAGAATGCCCGGCTCATCGAGATTCACGCTGAGGCCCTCACCCTGCTGGGAGCGACAGCCGAAGCGCCGCCGGCGGACGCAAAAGAACTTTCGTTCATGATCGCAGGCGCCATGCCGTTCGATCTGGATTTCAAGCAGACGCTGCTGGCGATGCGCTCGGAAGCGAAGCGCGTCGAGGCGGTGCTGGAGTACTACGAAACCATCCTGCCCAGCCTGCGTCGCGCGGTGAAAGCGCGGCGGAAGTCCGGGGGCAACGGGCATGTGTGA
- a CDS encoding 4a-hydroxytetrahydrobiopterin dehydratase — MSELASLTCVPCRGGVPALKGKNLEAIKRKLPGWEVVNEHHLHKAFTFPDFVQALALVNRIGDLAEQQGHHPDILLKWGKVEITIWTHKIDGLTESDFILAAKIDQLV; from the coding sequence ATGTCGGAACTCGCGAGCCTTACCTGCGTGCCCTGCCGCGGCGGCGTCCCCGCACTGAAGGGAAAAAATCTGGAAGCGATCAAGCGCAAGCTGCCCGGTTGGGAGGTGGTCAACGAGCACCACCTTCACAAGGCATTCACCTTTCCCGATTTCGTGCAAGCGCTCGCCTTGGTGAACCGCATCGGCGACCTCGCCGAGCAGCAAGGCCATCATCCCGACATCCTGCTCAAATGGGGCAAGGTCGAGATCACCATCTGGACGCACAAGATTGACGGCCTGACGGAGAGCGATTTCATCCTGGCCGCCAAGATCGACCAGCTGGTCTAG
- a CDS encoding sigma-70 family RNA polymerase sigma factor has translation MFERSGAARYGISPPEFERVLNAIAAKYLPAEAALEETRELLVTLRVEELALARACAAGDERAWQDFLTKFREKLYDAALAITKDDATGRELADSLYADLYGTTARDGRRVSKLESYTGRGSLEGWLRTVLAQEFVNRYRRQRRLVSLEEKDEAGVQFAAAEPAAMVAVDARVEAATDEALALLSAEERFVLSAYFLDGRTLAEIGRMLGVHESTVSRKLEKITAALRKRIRSGLTARGMSKRQAEEALEADVRDVRVDVRARLAQESPPPAFSGGNERAGRNE, from the coding sequence TTGTTTGAACGAAGCGGCGCCGCGCGCTACGGAATATCGCCGCCGGAATTCGAGCGCGTGCTGAACGCGATCGCCGCCAAGTACCTGCCGGCCGAAGCCGCGCTGGAAGAGACGCGCGAATTGTTGGTCACGCTGCGCGTGGAAGAGCTGGCGTTGGCGCGAGCCTGTGCTGCGGGGGACGAGCGCGCGTGGCAGGACTTCCTGACGAAATTTCGCGAGAAGCTGTATGACGCGGCGCTGGCCATCACCAAGGATGACGCGACCGGCCGCGAGCTGGCCGACTCGCTCTATGCCGACCTTTATGGCACGACGGCGCGCGATGGGCGGCGCGTGTCGAAGCTGGAGTCGTACACCGGGCGCGGTTCCCTGGAAGGATGGCTGCGCACCGTGCTGGCACAGGAATTCGTGAACCGGTATCGCCGGCAGCGCCGCCTGGTCAGCCTGGAGGAGAAGGACGAAGCCGGCGTGCAGTTCGCGGCGGCGGAGCCGGCTGCGATGGTTGCTGTCGATGCGCGCGTGGAGGCGGCGACCGATGAGGCGCTGGCGCTGTTGAGCGCGGAAGAGAGATTTGTGTTGTCGGCATATTTTCTCGATGGTCGGACGCTGGCCGAGATCGGACGCATGCTGGGCGTGCATGAGTCCACGGTCAGCCGAAAGCTGGAGAAAATCACGGCGGCGTTGCGCAAGCGGATCCGCAGCGGGTTGACGGCGCGCGGCATGAGCAAGCGACAGGCGGAAGAGGCGCTGGAGGCGGACGTCCGCGATGTCCGGGTGGATGTGCGCGCGCGGCTGGCGCAAGAATCGCCTCCGCCGGCGTTCTCCGGTGGGAACGAGCGCGCCGGGAGAAACGAATAG
- the msrP gene encoding protein-methionine-sulfoxide reductase catalytic subunit MsrP — protein sequence MLIKKAEEIRSSEITGQKLYLDRRKFLAGAATLAGAAAIGAAFPLRAEAGEKLPGVVKGQFSTDEKQTPYKDITNYNNFYEFSTDKYEPAGLAKNFRTRPWTVKVEGMVQKPRTFDIDSLLKLATLEDRVYRHRCVEGWSMVIPWVGYSFSKLVSQVQPLGSAKYVEFTTLDDPAQMPGVRRSVLDWPYTEGLRLDEANHPLALLTFGLYGEVLPNQDGAPVRIVLPWKYGFKSCKSIVRIRFTDKQPATAWNKAASNEYGFYSNVNPNVDHPRWSQAKERRIGEFFKRSTLMFNGYDQVASLYAGMDLKKYY from the coding sequence ATGCTGATCAAGAAGGCGGAAGAGATCCGCTCCTCGGAAATCACCGGTCAGAAACTCTACCTCGATCGCCGCAAGTTCCTGGCAGGCGCTGCAACGCTGGCCGGCGCGGCTGCGATCGGGGCGGCCTTCCCTCTGCGCGCCGAAGCGGGTGAAAAGCTTCCCGGCGTCGTCAAGGGCCAGTTCAGCACCGACGAGAAGCAGACTCCCTACAAGGACATCACCAACTACAACAACTTCTACGAATTCTCCACCGATAAGTACGAGCCCGCGGGACTGGCCAAGAATTTCCGTACGCGCCCGTGGACGGTGAAGGTCGAAGGCATGGTGCAGAAGCCCAGGACCTTCGATATTGATTCCTTGCTCAAGCTGGCCACGCTGGAAGACCGCGTCTATCGCCATCGTTGCGTTGAAGGCTGGTCCATGGTGATTCCCTGGGTTGGCTATTCCTTCAGCAAGCTGGTCAGCCAGGTGCAGCCGCTGGGCAGCGCCAAGTACGTCGAGTTCACCACGCTCGACGATCCCGCACAAATGCCGGGCGTACGCCGCAGCGTGCTCGACTGGCCCTACACCGAAGGCCTGCGGCTCGACGAAGCCAATCACCCGCTGGCGCTGCTCACCTTCGGCCTCTACGGCGAGGTGCTGCCCAACCAAGACGGCGCGCCGGTGCGCATCGTGCTGCCGTGGAAGTACGGATTCAAGAGCTGCAAGTCCATCGTGCGCATCCGCTTCACCGACAAGCAGCCCGCGACCGCGTGGAACAAGGCCGCGTCCAACGAGTACGGCTTCTACTCGAATGTGAATCCGAACGTGGACCATCCGCGCTGGAGCCAGGCGAAAGAGCGCCGCATCGGCGAGTTCTTCAAGCGCTCGACGCTGATGTTCAACGGCTACGACCAGGTTGCATCGCTGTACGCGGGAATGGATCTAAAGAAGTATTACTGA